In Heyndrickxia vini, the sequence GGATAATGAAAAAAGAAGTAAGTATAAAGAATCGCTAGACTTCATTCAAGAAGAGTTATTTATATCAAGGAAACCGAAGATTTTCTTAATTGAAAGCATACTTTTTATGATGAAAGACTATCCTTCAAAGCATTGGAAAGAAGAGATTGAAAAACTTGGCCAAATTGTTCAAGAGTACGTAAAAGAATTGTAATCATTTGTGACAATTTTGTTTCTCATTAATTTTTCATCTTCCTTTCATTCAGATGTAGGAAAATTATTTTATGATGTATTTACCAAGGACAAGCAATGCTTAATCCTTTAAATCTAGACTCTCCCCCCCTAAGAAAGTCTAGTGAACCTCCTTTTTTATATACCCGGTCTTTATTAAGACCGGGATTTTGTTTTATTAAAGGGGTTTAAGGGCTAAAATGAACCGTTCCTTTCCGCTGCAGGAGTCAAACTCCTTCCGCTCCAATCCACTCTGTGCTTTGTTAGAAACTCAATCCATTAAAAGGACTCGCGTATACTGCGGATGATTTTGTCAATGTCATTTCCTATACTAGATTCGACTGCTGCTATATAGGCTCCTTCTACTAATGGAATATTTTCTGCTATTTTTATATTTTTATAGCCTGTTAGTTCATTAGCAAGTTCTGCGTTCATCATGGCACTACCAAGGTCATATAGGAGTATGACCCCTTTTTCATTATGGACTTGCTCGATTGCTTTTACTATTTTTTCAATACTCGTACCTATTTCATTTTCGTCCGTTCCTCCGGCTGTACCAATTGGGACATTATTCACAACCTGTGCAAGAATATCTTTAATGCCCTCAACAATTTTTGAACTGTGTGAGATAAGGACAATACCAACATTATTCATTTTTATCTCCTTCTGTTATGACCTCTGCA encodes:
- the dhaM gene encoding dihydroxyacetone kinase phosphoryl donor subunit DhaM is translated as MNNVGIVLISHSSKIVEGIKDILAQVVNNVPIGTAGGTDENEIGTSIEKIVKAIEQVHNEKGVILLYDLGSAMMNAELANELTGYKNIKIAENIPLVEGAYIAAVESSIGNDIDKIIRSIRESF